The genomic region ATACGTTCCTAATGAGATGAGGAAGACGGTCCTCCATGCACTCACTGTTTCCTGAAGGATGGGAGGTAATATTTAATTTAGACAAGAAAACTCTGGTAGagcgaatgtgagtgttctgtgAAATTAGGAAGGATTCATTGGCGTGTGAGAGTTTGGTGGAATGTGGGAATATTTGGCAGTGTGCAAGTGATCAGTAGAGTTTGTAAGTGCCTGGCAGAGTGTATAAGTAGAAATTTATGTTACGGGTAATAGTTGAGTGTTTTTATTGTCGAAATGTGTAGTCTGAACAATAAGCTTCTTCACTCGTATTCAGAAGTGGTTTGAAAAATGAACAAAGCAGTACTGGAGAGGTTAAtatgtggtgatcagtccctggtTGGGTCTGGTAGGAATGCTGGTGTGTTAAGGAGACTAAAATGATAGGAATAAAGGACTAGTTACCCCctccatataaattactaaaaggcCGCCCCCTTTCGCTTGTGTTGGGTGGTCGAGTACATTTTCAGATATAATGGATGGATTCTCCTTTTTCCAACACGCATATATTTAAGATCTTCACAATCGTTCAGAATATCTCTTTGTTTTATACCGAGTCTATCAGGTCACATATGACCTCGGTGAAGCAAGTGATTGTTGACATCATTTGATGGGGCACAGCAAGGCTTGCTGTGCCCCTTTGAGCCTATTCTGAACAAGGCTCAGTGGTGGGTGCTACACTTGATGCTGGAGGTTGGACAGTTGGggttttgaagattgagacacttatgcagcatatggaaatctttattcaggaaacgttctacaagattgatggactgaacacatcgactccaggttgagggactgattacctcattctcctcctctccttacgccttcctctttgtattggactgatgaagccactgtgtggcgaaacgtttcctgaataaagatttccatatgctgcataagtgtctcaatcttcaacttgtcggtttttcaaaccattcatcacagttggGGTTTTCCATGCTGTCCTGACTCAACAGAGCTTCTTGGGTAGTGGAGGTTCCAGGCATGAAGCTTCTTTGAATAAATGGCTTAGGAAACCTACAAGATGATGGatatgacacttgtgcaactcttGGAAATCTTTATTTTGGTAACGTTTCTctagtcagtggcttcatcagtccagggCAGGGAAACGGTGGACGataatgagtttgaggtaattatatataatcagtccctcagtctggagtcgatatgtccagtccatcaattttgGTATAAGTGCAGGATATTCACAGAGAAGGGGTGAGTccaccactatatatactcgttcTTGGTTATCTGTTGTTAGGTgactattccgaaacgtttcgcctacacagtatgcttcttcagtagaatacagaggatttgtagatgaatggttcagagaaccgacatgttgataaattagacacatgtgcaactcttgggtatctttattgaggaaacgtttcgccacacaatggcttcatcagtccatacaaaggagaatcttgaagaacaggaggagaatgaggtaatcagtccctcaaccttgagtcgatgtggtcagtctaaCAATCTTGAatataagattgatggactgaccacatcgactcaaggttgagggactgattacctcattctcctcctgttcttcaagattctcctttgtatggactgatgaagccactgtgtggcgaaacgtttcctcaataaagatacccaagagttgcacatgtgtctaatttatcaatcagAATACAGAGGAAccagcagaagcagaagatatgtaaagacgatgtaatcagtccaccacctTCGATGAcgtagttatgaggtggtcagtccctcagcctggagaagcgttCTCCATCATAGTGTGGAACAATGTGATACTGAAGTAACAGAATAGAGACTAATATAATGTCAAAGGTGCGGCGCATATGTTTGACGGCAGGACAGTAGAGTGACTGGGTAGCAAACCTACTGGGTAGGTCCTTGttaaatccaacccttctcactcgtaATTAGTGGTTAGGGAAAAAAGATATcaaagatgtcctctgtactaaGATACCGTTACGTTGCAGTGTGAATATAAcagtggtataaaatatcgacaaatGGATAAGCATTAGGACTGAAGAGGCCActcgtggcaaaacatttcctcaaatAAATTTCCTGAACAGTACATAAGCTTTACGTACCTGCTATAAAGgggtaatgagaaaaaaatctgAGGATGTTATAGAAAACTGGACTTGATAGCACAAGAAGTTTTCTGTGAAGTGGAATTTGAAATGGAATTGTATGACAGAGCTGTAGATACCGTAAAAAGGTGCAGGAAATACAAAGAGAACCTTTGTTTTAATCGAGAATGTAGAGAGGCCAAGGACAAGAAAAGGTAGGTTACTATAAGAAGCACCAATTTTTTGTGTGGATGGTGAGGCTTAGATTAGGGTATGTACGGGCGAGGTGATTATTTTCCTGTGAAAGAGGGTCTTAAATGATGTTCAATTTCGCCAATGTTTTTCTTACATGTTCAAAGATAGGATTGTAAAGGAAATGAACACTATGATCCTGGGGAAAGATGTGGGATGAAAAGATAATGCATTTAATACAAGTAGAAGTTAACACAGTtgatgtttgctgatgacacggttcATATGGGAGATTCTTAAAAGAAGTTTCCAATGTTGGTGGAGGACTTTGAAAGGGTATATAAAAGGAAATTAAATGTGTACACAGGAAAGAACAAGGTGATGTGAATGACGAACACTCTAGGGGATGAAAGACTGGATCTCAGAATGGATGGAGTAAATGTCAACAGAAATTGGGGAGTGAACTTGTCAGCCAAAGAGTTGTGTGAAGATTCTTGATTAGAAATTTATTATAAATATTCCTTTCGCTACTGGCATGGACAACAAGACTATACAAAAAGATACGAGTACACTGAAGAAATATCCTAAAACATTATTCATTGAAACATCCATTAAGAAATTAAAATTTGAAGACGAGGTAATACCACTTGGCTCTATAACTATTATGGGAAATTAAGGCAATGTGTGGGGTCCCTTGTTTCAGTCGTGAATTTAGTCTGAAGTCTGCTGCTTCACTTCGGGGGTTATTCAATCAATGGGgtactgtacacaaataacccgcacataaaataagagaagcttacgacgacgtttcagtccgacttgaaccattggtccaagtcggaccgaaacgtcgtcgtaagcttctctcttttatgtgcgggttatttgtgtatcgttccagtcacggtattgtgccttttttgttattaatggGGTACTGACCATATTCCTCACAGTAGGCAGTGTGGTTGAAATAGGCAGTTAATATGGTAATCTCTGAATGTCGAGTGTCACCTCTACACATGTGTACACCTGAATGCATTCACAATACTCACGTGGTAGTGATGGGGGCGGGtgatacctgagaaatacctGTTGAATCACACAACTGCCTGGTTCAGCTAATGAGACCCTTGCTTGCGGTGATAGTGATGTATACTGTATTCAACGTGCAAAGTTCGTGAAGGGGTAGTCGTCTGTTTCACTACTGAAATGAGACTGACTTCCCTCGGCCCAGCTTGCCCCATGGACACTCAGACTAGCGGGCTAAAGGTGCCTACGGCTTAAATAATGTAAGGGACGTATAATACTACAGTAAGCTAACAACTATCTCTAACTTTGCTTAAATATATATGGTAGTAATGTTAGTATTGTAGTAATTGTAGAATATATAATTAGCCTAGGAGTTACGTGGCTAATTCTTAGTAATTAAGTATATACAGAATTGACACCTCTCTAGGCGTCGTACCCCCTTCCCTAAATTCTCCTTCCTGGGGGTTGGGCTTAAAGCTTCTGGAATATACTGATATTTTCTACACCTAAAAATAAGTAATCACACATAGACACGACTCACTCACGTTGCCATCAGTAATGCTGCCGGTGACCACTGGTGCGACGAATCCAGGTATAGTTGCCACTGTGTTGCTGAGGCCCAAGAGGGAACCTGCAAAGTTAGGGGAGAGGTCCTGAAGGGAGGATATATAGCCACTGTAGACGGCCCCATTGAGTCCgactgccacacacaacactcccataGCCAGACTCTTGTCGCAGTTGACGAAACACATGGCAATGAGACCAAACGCTGGCCCAAATGCACCTGAGGAAACATCTAAATATAAGAATACAAGAaagaagagcactgcagcaggcctacaggCCCATGTAGGTAGGGGCAGCTCTCTCCCACACATTTATTTGTCCTACCTATATTTAAAGGTGCCATAGATTCCCATTTCAGTGACTATACAGTGGTTGCAAAAAGATCTATACATTTCCAATGCCAAAAAATCTATACATGAGATTTTGGTGTATACACTTCACTTGCGTTTCCGCCTTGAGAAAAGTGGGCAGAGCTTGTGATGACGTAGTGTACTGGAGCCCGTCTTCCTCCATTCTTCCCCATCATGCCACACTTCAGTGCAGGGTTGCAGATAGGCCATTTCACCTCCAAATATGTGAAATTTGGCCATTTTTTGAGCTATGCAGCCATGAAAAAAATAAGTTTGGCCAATTATGCAAATGTGGCCACTAATTTGGCCATTTTTACAAATATTACAAATCATGTGCACTATTTACTTAGTCTAATGTTGTTATCGCATTATAAATCTAGCTGTTGGTACCCCTTGATGCGTGTTTGGTTGGCGGTGACGCTTGATGCAAATTGACTGTTACTGAAAATGTTTGTTCGATGACGTCATAATGAGCCTTTGGGAGATGGCTTATAGTTTGTTACTAAGACTCCCTCAATAACACCAAGCATGCTTGAGCTTCGTTCTGTAATTgtatacgctgaggtcagtggtcacgtgtggtcatacctgcctaagctcttgggagttagcgtgggctgttaccaagcaccatggcttgttgtagtgttttagaatctcaggttcaagtgttaaaggaagaggttctacttcttcaggaagaaaataggaagctgaagctttacatagatgggtttgggagtgagtgtgagatgaatTTACCTGGTAAGGAAGAAATGGTCATCAGAAGTgagagtggcagctgctttaagtggcaagtggttcacagttcagatagaaggaagataaggagagttaatagagaagatgtgaaggtaggaaatcgattctctgttctccagaacgagtgtacttcagtggttagtgaggttgaaggtaccactgattcccctgctaatcaaggtaagaatattttaataggagattctcaggtaagatatatggaccgtgctttttgtaacagagatagaaaggtcagatagacagtgtgcctcccaggagctggtgttggtgacatagtcagcagggtggataatattatggcaggtaatgggaacaatcccattatctgtcttagtgctgggggtaatgacattgggaaggacaggagacaggagctgctggataagtacaggtcagccatagaagtagtcaggtctaagggagggatcccagtcatatgtagcatcttgcctagaaagggagtgggcaatggaTGGATGTCTAGTGCAATTGGCAAAAAATGCTCGCTGGACAGGTActtcaaggaacttgcaatcccattcattgataactggaacaacttctatggcaaacgtgatatgtatgcaagggatggggttcatctctctggggctggagtggttgcattagccaattcgattgagggggtaattgatgacttgtctaggaatttaaactgatagattatagaggtatgggtgtttgtgggaaacaatcatgcTGTAGCATTAAGGataaaacagcagttattaccgggatacctcggggatatgtttaaaatgtaatattaaaaataaagttgctagtaaaggcaaatcaattgaccaacaaacaaagagagatagtagaaggaaacgagtgactagctcccttaaggtttactatacaaatagtaggagtctaagaaataagacagatgagctaagattacttgcaagtgtaggtaatatggatattattggtataacagagacctggttcaacctgaaagataaagaaatgccttctgaatgcaacatacagggttataaactattccacactgatagggtcaacaggaagggtggtggagtggcgatgccTGTcaaagataatttaaattgttgtctttgacatgatataagattagaaacattggacacagaatctgtttggctacagtttcccgagggtcgtgacaaattaattttgggtgtgatttataggccctcaaaccttgatagagagtgtaGTAagttgttatgggacgaaattcataaggcatctagatatgaaaatgttgtgttaatgggagattttaaatttagacaaattgattgaaacaatatggcagaaaatcttgagtctagtgattttcttgacatggttcaggattgctttttagaaccgcttgtgatagaaccaactagaggaaacaatctgcttgacttggttcttgccaacaaagaatcactaattaataatcttgaggttaatgatgagcttggggaaagtgatcacaaatcatttagtttgagtatatcatggaattacccagataactgcaatcaaattcaCTGTCCCAGACTTTCGTTTGGCCGAattcataggactgagaaataAACCTTGGTggactaaattgggatgtcctgactatgggtcagggaggtgatcttggttgccaatatgacgtttttcagagcatagttctagctgcccagacagcttttgttccgagtagggaaattagatctaacaaaaatgatcccaaatgaatgaataatagattaaaacatctcattggtcaaaagagaggcatatataggcatatcaaaagaggggatgggcagttaagaaatcaatatattaaattaaagTGAGAAATAAAAAactaataagaaaagcaaaaagtgattatgaggctaaggtcgcaagggattcgaagactaacctaaaagggttctttcaggtatacagaggcAATATTAGGGACaaaataggcccacttaagagtaacacaggtcagatcactgacagtaataaggacatgtgtgaaattttcaatactttcttcctctcagtttttacctgggaaaatactagcgatattcctgaaaaaatagattatgtagaacaggacgataataaactatgcacgattgctgtaactagtgacatggtcctcagacaaatagagaaattaaaacctaacaaatccccaggccctgatgaagtgtttgcaagggtgttaaaggcaTGTAAAGATGAACTttggcatacctttggctaatcttttcaacatatcactacaaactggcatagtgcctgataagtggaaaatggcaaatgtaatacctatttacaaggcaggtgacaggtccttagcttcgaactatagaacAATAAGCCTTAcgtccacagtgggaaaatttatggaatcaataattgccgaagcaattcgtagccatcttgataggtatAAATTGATTAaagaatctcaacacggttttacaaaggggcgttcctgtcttacgaatttattaactttttcactaaggtgtttgaggaggtagatcatggtaatgaatatgatattgtgtatatggacttcagtaaggctttcaatagagttcc from Cherax quadricarinatus isolate ZL_2023a unplaced genomic scaffold, ASM3850222v1 Contig3353, whole genome shotgun sequence harbors:
- the LOC128691080 gene encoding sialin; translation: MIIGAFGPAFGLIAMCFVNCDKSLAMGVLCVAVGLNGAVYSGYISSLQDLSPNFAGSLLGLSNTVATIPGFVAPVVTGSITDGNETVSAWRTVFLISLGTYLVTNIFYVVFISADIQPWNEQHPKNVPDQNYKPPSVILEQEEEGKFFLFCYTALTLLHLLI